A stretch of DNA from Pyxicephalus adspersus chromosome 5, UCB_Pads_2.0, whole genome shotgun sequence:
AAAGAGTTTTAGGATCATACGTGCAGAAATCACCAAACTGTGTGACACAATTGAAAAATACCTTCAGCTACAGTTCACCAATAAAAATCCCAAACTGCTTATACCTTCACCCACATGTATGCTCCACTGAACATTCTAAGTAAACACAGTGTATACTTGGGTTGGTGGTGTATTACCTGTATACTTGACTTGGGTTTCAATAAATGAGCACATCAGTCAGTCTTCAACTTATATGAAGTTTAAAACCAGTTACAAAAATtacattcaaatttaaaaaactattGCACACCACTTGTAGACCAGAACAACTTCCACTATGGACCTGTTCATTTGATCTTCGGCTGTACTTTAGATATAGTAATATAgatgtactgttttatttttttccagggaccaactatgtttgttttattgtaatctacagacaaaaaggataaaaatgtgttttctttttatttagattagTGCTTCACTgcatataaaagtataaatattattgtatatttttcctgataaaaattattataattattattaaatcaacTAAACCTAAGCAGGCCTTTAAATTCTTTTTGTGAAActaaaaagtgaaactaaaatgGATAAGTTGTGTAAAAAACTAAGTACCATCCATGATTTTAATAGCTTGTAGAAGCACCTttagcagcaaaaactggaagtAATGTTTTCTGGGTGACTTTCACTTGGCACAGAGCCaactgtgcattatggccaaacatctctaTCTTGGTCTTGGATGTCCAAAGGACATTACTCCAAAAGTCTTGTGATTTGTTCAGTAActtttgcaaacctaagccatgctgcctTGTTCTTTTTTGAGAGAAGAGGCTTTCACCTGCAACCCTTCTAAACGAGCCATACTTGTTCAATCGTTTTTCCCCCAATTGGACTGTCATGGATAAACTTATTACACCAACTATGGCCTGTAAAGTCTAAGATATAGCTTGGGCTTTCTTTTGAAAATTTTCCAAGCATTGCATGGCCTGGGGTGACCTTGGGGGTACATTTGCTGGGATGTCCAACTGGCTGCTACTTACTAAGTGGTAAGCGtgtactaaatttttttttttttttaaacacactgcttgGGCATATTGACTCGTCTTTGAGGTTATATTAACCTAATATTAGGATCAGCCGGGGgccacttattttattttgtcctgaAATGCAAAAACTTACAATATATTTCTTAACCGCAAAATATCATTGTAAAGTTGTTTTTGTAAGGTCTCTAACAATGGGGGCTTGACTGTCACTAATGTAGATGACAATTCATGCAATTTCTCTTGTTGATATCTGCATGGTACAATACCTGACTGGCATTAGTAATAGCCTATTGGTAGAATGGGAACATGTAGCATCTTTGTAGCAGTCACATGTGGCCCCCCTCTTCCCCTCTGCAGTCTATTAGCACTCAGTGTGGTCCCCCAATCTGTTACCAGCCAGGTTTCAGGTTTACTGTGGGGGAGGACTGGAAAGCTGAGATCTATTTAAAGGCCACTGTAACGCCGAAAAACACATTTGGGGTACTGGAAAACAGGAGCACAAAATAGCTGGCAATGTAAGGCTGCAACATTGTATAGAGCGCACTAGAAAGCCAAAGCAAACTATGGTGAAAACTAGAAACTGGAAGCCTGGAAAAGCCACCATACTAATGGAGCAACTGGGAATCTGGAACACTATGTTTGCAGCATGTAGCCCTGCCTATTTTTGACCTAACTCACCCCCTCGGTATCCTAAAAAGGCTACTTGGTTGTCCCTACCTTCCAGTTCCCAAATTACAACTGTCTTCCATGTAGAATTAGGGCAAGATGCTGGTGCTTTTCAGaagttatgtacagcaccctgttgTTCCATCCCAACAGCcatgatctgcttgcattgcaaAAAGAAGGCCAACAACCCAGTGGGACTAATGAGTAATAAAGTCTAATTATAAAGTATGttctaaaaacagaaatgatttaaaaaatgtcattagtgTGTTGAAGTAGAGTGAAATTGTGAAAGAGGAGGAAGaggggaaagaaaggaaaaattattGCAGGTTAAAGGGGACATGTAGGCACAAAGACAGAAGCATATGTAGGTCCGAGGACTGTAGGCACTGTGTTGGGAGAAGTTATGTGCTATAGTACAGAACGGAATGCCATCTACAGGGATAATGGAGAGTGCAGGTTGTGGGATAAGATGGGGGTTGTGAAGTAGCTGAGATGCATGTAGGCACAAGTGATATAGGCACAGAAAGCAGTGGTAGGGTAAGGTTAGGAGTAGATGTTAAAAGGGTAAGGGTGGGAATAGGTGTGGTGGTCAGAGACCATGAGGGTTAGCTGTGGTCATAAGAAAGGCATAGTGTTCagattttggggggggggggggggcatgctgACCTCCTATGCCTTTCTACTTACAGAAAGCAATGTGTGGCTGGATAACCTGGCCTGTCCTCTCATATCTTAGCCCCTGAGCCCGGATCATTACTTTTCTACCTACTCTTCCAGTCAACAGTTTTACAGTGCAGGTCCTTGACAGGACCCCAGTAGCAGCACATCCTTCAGCTGCCTCTCCACCTTGTTGCCTGTGTACCAGTTTGCAGTCTCTATAAAGCTTAGCTTTTGTGTCCATGGGGCTGTAATGCTTACACACAACATACATATTCCTTTGTTCAGACTCAATAACACACAGCCAATACATATTTAACTATATTTTAGTTATCTTCTACTTACCCAAAACTTTCTGCACTCTTTGTATTTCGCAAAGTAACGAGAACACATTTCTTTTTGGTAGTTATTGACATTCAAGCAATTTCTGGAGGCATCACTTTCcttgaaaacaaataatattttcattttccctatttactttgcaaacaccaaaaaaaatgtgttcttctgTGCAGTTTTGTCAAACCTGAATATGAAAATGATGCTTTTAGGTTATAAGCTTTCGACTTACCTCCATGCATGGATTGGTATCAACATTTCTAAATGCAGACATacctctgaaaaacaaaaaattaaatcatttttctaTACACCATTTCATGTAGGCAGCAATCACCATTTTTAAGATTCACCCAGTCGGTGTAAATTCCTCCTAACTTGATATAGAAATTAACCTAAAGAACATACCAGATTTTAGATACAAGCCTACTAGAACAAGTGCTATACTTTTAGTTGTATAATATAGTAACCACTGACAATATGAAAATCTAAACCAATCACAAGCAATACTTCCTAACTGccagattaggaaaaaaatgtaatttaagttCTGATCAAAAGTATGTAAGTTACACACAAGtatgtacaaaatacattctGCACTTTAATACCAAATTGTGTTGTTCTATTAAAATAGATAATGAGAATTTGccatttttatcacttttatttaaatctgtCCTTGATATCTTTAACATGGGTCAAAATTACACTAAATATACACTAAATAGTTTCAAATATAGTAGGGAAGGAAGAGAATCTCCGTTAGGTTTTTACTATTGTATGTTGAAAAGCGTTCCACTAGCCTTCTATCTTGGTGACAAGCAATGAAGCAATGAAAATCTCAGTGACACAGGGGGAAGAAAACAATCACTGACAGCTTTTTACTGTTCACTATTAAAGATTTTCCAATGTTAACTTGGAAGGTGTCCACTCAAAACATGGCTTTTATCACTTCCTGTCTTTCTGACCCCTATCACCAAAACAAGAATTGAGGGCATATTTCCTTAATAGTAAaagacatcaaaaaaaaaaaaagaagatacaaaGAGACATAACTATTCCACATTTGTTTCAAAACAAGAATTTTGAGTAATGTTGGctttcaaaaagaataaaaaaaaaaaaaaaaactaaaagcattcATCTTACAAGATACAGACCCTTTACCTCAGTAGTTGACAACCTTTTTTTGGAATTAAGGACCACTAAACTCACGGGCtttggaccgtgcatgcgcgggtaTAGATGTGTggcactcaaaggggaggaaacttcccccatagtgacatcatgattccagaacccaccccctctcccatcgcaggtctgagcccagagacacaacccacccaccgctttgagcctgcaatgtctccgggagacatggtccgccgcactggccagagccgcagaccacaaaATTGGCTCAGTTGGCAACTGATGCTTATATGTTGATATTTCTGTGAATCTCGCATGCAGGGAATTTAACCTTGGCTACCAGATGTGgcacaattatttgttacaatgtcATTGCTCAATATGGTTTTAGTCATAACTGTACTTACACATACAAATATGGTTATCTACCCAACCACCCCCATTCTCAAACTGCATCAAAACTCCAAACTGGGCCCCCAGATGGCCAAGGATCAGAGGACAACTAGGCTGAAAGGACCCATCTCTGTGCCCAAACATTTTAGATGTGGcctaattatgttttattaaaagaattttcTGCATCTGACATATTTCAGAGAGGGTGTTAGATGCCCAGTCATCTGCCATAGAATGGGGTTCAATAAGCAACCCTCACACCCCAATCATACTGCACACATCACCtaaagctgggtctacacggatgtttttaaaaacacatgtaaacattcctattgggtttatttgcacttttattagcattttaaagcttgcctttaaaatgctggaaaatgccaaTGCCAAGTTTTCCCCGTGTTCCTAACTACTTTGCATATTAAGTCctcaaaaacgcgggaaaacatcctattgaaatcaatggaagtgtttacccgtGTTTTGGGGTGTTTTCCACCTTTAAcgcagttttaattttttaaaacgttgcaagcaaGGTTTAAGATACAGCTCATAAACGTGCCCCacggaaacgtcctggtgtagattaactcgttgtaatgcatggggattccaaacatgggctttaagagcctcaggttaaacgctggggaaacagtccgtgtagactaaagctgcgtacacacgtgcaatttttgtcgttggaatgcatgatgcatgaacggtgctgtacatacagattccgccaggacggatccacggacgatgaacgacgccgactgtacacacgccagattctcgcccgacatctggctgatgccgattatcgggcgagaaaaatctgacgtgtttaCGCAGCTTTAGCCTAAAGTATGTTGAATGCAGAAGATTCTTTACTTGCCATTGCTCTTCAACACAGCGCAAACAAAAGTCACtagggaaagaaatatttttcatgGTATTCTGCAGGGTGGcttcaaaagcaaaataaaagtggtAAATGCCCGGCTGTCTATGGCTTCAATACTGCGAGTCACTGACCTATAACAAATGCAGGAAAGGAGAGTTAGATTTACAACACGATCAACGTTTTATAACATTCAGTGACTCGGGTTGTACTGAAGCCACTGGCTCTGCAGCGtggccaggaaactagcattttatAGAAATCAGCAGCAAGGAGCTCCATACTTCCTCATGATGGTTTCCTCTAGGTAACAATCAGACCTGTCTATCGTATGTGGAGGCTCATCATTAAACAAATAAGCTGTCAATGCACCAGATCGGGTGAAAAAATGCTCCATTTTTCCTGACACCGCACACAACACATGGCAGTGcattactgtgtgttgtggtgcattgaaAGGCATGGGAGTCAGGGGTGACATTGACAATGAACGGCCCCACAACACATGGACCCGAGGTCTGACATGGCCCCACTAAGGTGATGGGATCCATTGCTATACACATCATGCTGAGTGAATGGTTCACTACTTCCTGATTCACTGACATAAAAATAAGGCAACCTTTGCTGCATGCAAGCTCTGGAGAACTCAGGAAACCAACTATGACTGGCGGGCAATTGGCATTTTATAACGAAGGCGGCCTCTGTTAATGATTTTGCTAGAAGTTTCCTAGGAAATGGTGAATTAGAAGATTGGGACCCACCAAGCCCTGACCTTGTCCTGAACCCCCAATGAATGAGCAGGCCGTGTGTGGAGCCTGACAGAGGCTGCAGGACATGACACAGCGGGTGACAATGAcaggcgtgtgtgtgtgtgtgtgtcacgtCCTTGTGAGGTGACCGGGTGTGCTGACTGTGGAGGAGCCGTGCAGAGTCCGCACTCACCTCCCCGCTGGGAAACCCCAAGAAGCCCGGCCGAGCGGGCGGGAGACACTGACAAGGAGGCCCGAATAGCAAGCGGGGTGACAGTACCTCTGACCAGGAAGGTGACAACAACACCCTCTAACAAGTCGGACAACTCCAATTCGAAATACGTCAACTTCTAGCCTCGCTCCCCTTTAAGTAGTGCCACATACTAACCTGCTGGATAAACCCAGCCTTTACTACATTGACAGGTCACCTTGCCAATCCCCCTCAGCTTTGTCCTGAGTGTCAACTTCGTCATCCAATCAAGCCACGTCCCTCCCCTAGCCTTTCTCCGCCTGGGCACCGCCTCACAACAGCGAACCAAAAAAGACTGACGCGTCCGCTAGCCAATCGCCGTTCGGCCCGGTGACAGCACCATCAAAGCCATTGGCTAGAGCGCCTCAGACCGCGGGCACAGTGGAGGAGCTTAAAAGAAGAAGGGGGCGGAGTTTTGGGTGGGCGCGTCTCCCGGGGCAAGTGTGGCTGCACCGCAGCGCATACACTACAATGGCTGCTGGAGAGAGGGGAAAGCAAACAATTTCCAGGCCCGCAGCGTCCAGgcaaaaatatgggaaaaaaattattaaaaaatcgGAAAGGCATCTAAACCCCGAAAATCGACCGTAGGAAGGATGTTAAGGCTCCCGCGGTGAGTTTGCAGGGGGTTTGGACTGGCGCAGTCACCTCTGAAGCATAAAAAATCAGGGTTATTTAAATTATGGGAAAGGGGGGGAcgagaaaaggaggaggagggggggaaggagagagagcagggaaaaaaaagttctagcACTTCAccccctcctctcctcctgtgcaaGGACTTTATTGGGAGAAAATCAGGGGGTTCAAGGGGACAAAGTTTAGGGTGAAAAGTGCTAGTTTGggtgaaataaatgtaatgatctTTTCTGATCAGACTGCAATGTCTCATTTGTTGTTTAATTCTTGTTGAATGTCTgtccaattttttggggggtgggggtgtcAGGAACCCCAACACGAGTTTGGgaaagttaaataaaagaaaaaaagtcaagtgTGAAAGTTGTGAGCTTTTCTTTCAGTTAATATTGTGACAGGAGCAGAGGCTgcagagggggagagagaggaggggaagacaTTAAAGCACAGACAGACcgtgctttaaaaaataagaagaaaaaatcattaaaaattctTCTGATCACCCCAAAGTCTCCTAACTCCATGGGGGGACAGCCTGGGGACTCTCCATTCACCCTGCACTGCTTTGATCCTCAATTCATGGCTCCTTGCAGAATTTCCATGCTCTTCTTTCAGGGTAGGTTAAGTCAGGGTTGCAGGGACGTAGCtgggcacccccccccccttcttccacCCGCTAAGATGGGGTGTCCGTACCGATCGTTATGTGAACCCCCAAAATAAGGCGCATGTCTGATCTGAGCCTGGATCGGGCACAGGGGGGATCGAGGACGGGTTACTGGGACAGCTTGTTGTCAGTATCATAAACAACCAAAATGGAGGGAGAATAGAggcataactaaataaaaaaatccctaaaaattactaaaaaatccCAGCTTTGCCCATCAGTCCCGTTCTTTTTCTCTTCCACAAGTTCCCATCTTTTCCAACTTGCCTCCTTAACCATTGAGTCACCAGAGgcatctaattattttttataaatatattctttttttttatttctccacgTTGAATAGTTTGTAGAAGTTGCAGATCTAGACTGTAGAGAATGGGGCTGTGACATTGGTGATGCTTAGTAAATCCCAGGGAAGTCTGCCGGTTTTGATGTATatgtgtgttactttttttttttttaattaaaaaaaaaaaaaagaaaagaaatctggATGTAAAACCTGGGCTTTGCCTGTTGGCAAGAACTCTGTGTGCAGGCAATTAATGAATGTGTTTTGAAGTGGTTTTGGAGGTGATGTAAACTATCTTCCTTGTCACTtttttacatgctaaaaaaaaaaacttatctttGCAAAGCAAGCTCTTGCCTCCCCCCACCCCCTGCTGCTGCTGTGAAACACTCAGCCATTGCATTGCTCTTCTAAAAGCTGCAAGCCTGTGTTCTTGATAGTGCAGAGGGCTGAGCTGATGTGTGCTGCTTAACTGATCATCATCAATGCTTTTCTTaggagttctttttttatttttacactttctaCAGTTCACCTGCTAGGAGAGAGCCACCAGTTCCTGTAGTTGCTTCCTTCCCCTTTGGTATAGAGCACCATTACTATTGCATTGTATGCATGGGAAGGAGATGGAGCTGCTGCTGATGTTGGGTTCCACGTGGGGTTGGGGGCATAGAAGAGATGGACATCatgcttcttctgtctttttaaaccatCTCCTGCACTGATGTCCTTCTGTTCACTTGCAGCAGTCACAGACCTCTTCATGGTTAGGAAAAGTCTCCTGTGAACATTTATTTAGTAACTTGCAGTATAAACTAATTTTGTACAATTTCATGATAATTGTGCCCATTACTGAAAATGAGTCCTGTGCCCAGACAATACAACTTTGCTGCTCTGTGTGTTATATTACTAATGCTTTGTGGATTACCATGTCAGTTTATTTTCTGGCATTGTTAGTGTCCTAATCAAACTGTTGGTGAGGTCTGTGTTGGGCTCCATATTTTTGTGAACATGCAAAGTAAGCATTTGAAACTGGTCAGATATGCAAGTGAtaatatttcaaagtaaaaatgttgaaatatgacTGTAGCTCTAAGACCCATGTCTAATGATCATTCTTAAGCAACATTATCCTGGTGACTTTAGCACCAGTAGCAGAAAGCTGGCTGTTAGTTTCATGTACACACTTCCTAGGGGATCACCTTATTCTGAAACAATTCATGCATGCAGAGGGTTACCTGCAAAAGGTAACATATATCTTAATAGTGTATAACTATAATGAGCTTAAATTGGGTGATGCAGTATTTGATTGGTAAATCTATCATCATTACAAGCACATTCTTTAGTAAATCTGTGGATGTTCAGTAGAAAacatcattttaatgtttattttaataaactatgACTTTGAAATTATTGGACAGGCTAAGTATATATTAGGTTAGGTAAGGATTTAAACAAGTAATTAAAATGCTCCTTTTATGCTGCAAAAACTGTAGTTACCCTTGGACCTTTAGAAGGGCAATTGTGAGGTTTTAAAAAGtctctcctccttatgctgtaTCAAGTTCTGTTCCCTGATCCTCATGTTTCTGCCATGCTGCATTGCTGTGCTTATACATCCCCAGTGAGCACATAGGATGTGTTGATTGTTACAATGCAAATGATCAGTACTTCTCTAAGTTGTTGTTCACAATTTGGCATCTGATTACATGGTTATAAAGAATTTCTTTACAGAGTTGGTGTTTATGATCTTACTCTGATGTTTTGTAATATCTGATGATTCTAGACATGGTGCATTGCTGTACTTTACTCCTTAGTGATCACATAGGATGTGTTTGATTTTAACAATGCAAGTGATCAGTACTTCTGTAAATTGTTAATCAAAGTATGCCAtcctattacatatttataaataatttatttagttatttgaaatgtttatgaTCTTACTTATGTTTTGTAATATCTGATGATTCTAGACATGGTGCATTTCTGTGTCTTACCAGTAAGCATTTTGTTACAGTACAAGTAAACAATAGTTTTTCAAAATATGGCATTTTAttccatatttataaataaattacacatttacaaTGTTTCTGTTTATCTGCTGTTTTGTAATATATGATGATTCTAGACCTGGTATATTGCTTTGTTTTACCTAATCAGTAAGCACTTAGGATGTGTTGTTACAACTGATCAGTTGTTATCCAAGTGCATttcatacatattacatatttataaataatttctttacacAGTTATGGTGTTTGTGGTTTTAATCTGATGATTTGTATTAACCAAAGGTTCTAGACTTAGTCTGTTGCTTTGCTTTACGTCCAAAGAGAACACACAGGGTGTGTTGATTTGTTAAAACACAATTGATCAATACATCTCCAGgttaatatgcaaaatatgccatcctattattattattatatttctttatactaaatatttatagaaaaatttCTTGACACAGTTACACTATGCATGGTCTTAATCTGATGTTTAAATGTCTAATAGTTCTACATTAAGATATCTTGACTTTGGAAGTAAATGCTATTTTAGAAAGAACTATacatttgcaatgttttatattttgtgttttaatatttaaagtaagtTAAATGGAAACTGAATGTAAAGAGTTCCTTAGTTGGTGTAGTTATTGCAATGTGAGTCACAGTGCTCAGACAGATTTGCTCACTTGGTTCATTtgatatatatagtttattacattttaatagtttctatatatttgttacattttatttttctttcttttgtggcTGATGATGTAAAGTGCAGAGTTTTGTTGTTCTGGTAATTCTTAGAACAGTACATGCATGTTCTTCACATCTATGTGTATATGCCTTGCTGGTGACTGAGTGACATGTTTTAAATATCCCTTCTATATTGGGCCTCTTCCAACCCTTTTAATTACTACCATGTAAAGGTAACATGCATTAACATTTCAAGGAGGTAAATTATGGTCATATGTACAGTCTGAACAAATGCATTATATTGAAAGCTtgattaaagtaaatatttgattGAATGAAAATTAGTTTTGTATAGATTCTCATGGTTGAACTATAGCTGTATATTTAAGCTATCAAGATTAAATGGCAGTATTTAAACTTTAGAGATGCGTTAGAGTAGTGTGATTTGTATTGATTGATGTGCAGTACTTTGAAAAACTGAAGAAGTTATTGCTTCTTATTTATTCAGATTTGTGAAAGTTTGCAGTTGTAATAAACTAATTTAATATActgctttttttatagtttattagtTTGATATCGAAGGAGAAAGTTAAAGTACATTTTGATAactgttttgctatttttgtgaTATAAGGTGTAATCTAAGTTGTGTTACATTTGTAATACTCTCCATGTTAATTGCTTTCCTAATGCAATTCCCATTTGAGCTTTATTACCTACAGGGGTTTTAGATTATTGAATAAAGTGTTACAAACTGACACAACATGATGAATTTGGTTATAAAATTAAAGTTTCAGTTTTGACTTggtttttacataaaatgaaactgAAAAGTCTCTATTTTCAAAGGATCTCTGGTACACATGAATGTGCTATAACAATGTAAGTGTATTCATGAAACTTTaaagccaataaaataatttctttattcagtATTATTGTCAGTTCAACATAGCTAAAAAATGATCAATgcaatttagtattttttttttttttttttggtatgatgAGAACTTTTTTTGACAAGGTTTATAGTTTAATCAAACAAGATAATTCAATTGAAGGTGGtatagtgtaataaaaataattttcaacacTTAGCTGACATCCTGTCTGTATATCCTATGGAGAAAACTACCAAGTGTCATTTTGTTGTTTCAGTTTGTCTAAAATGGCAGCCAAAGCTTATCTAAATATCCCATactttgctttaattttagtgctagtatttctgtttttttaaagtattaaagacaATTTACCGAGCATAATAGAACATCTAGATCTTCTTTACCCAAGCTAAGGTAGGCAGAGTAAAGAGATGTCCTCCTTATTTACTAACATTCTCTTTGCAAAATGAGCTGAccatatttcttttgtaaatgaaCCTTTCAGTGTTGGATATTAATAGAAGCTCTTGCATGGTATGGACATTTTTTGAAGTTCTTTGAATTGGAGAAGATTTATTGTATCTGGGTAGTTTATTTAAAGCCTATTTAAATGTTACTGTTTAAGTAACTTTAAATTGTGATCTGTTAAAAACTAATGTATCCTTTTTAGTAATAACACATAAAGCAATGTTTTGGAAATATTCAGTTTTGTCTAATGGGGTACACACTGTGTTCAAATGACACTCATGTGACCCTTGTTGATAAATTGAACCAATCAGGTACAAGTAGAGGCAGCGTAATCTGATACTGCTGCAAACATGGCACAGCAAGGGAAAAAGACAAATGTAACAGGAGCCTTGTGTTCTAGTGTTCATCAGCAGCTACATGCTATTGATGCATCTCTTTCTATTAGAGGTAGCTGAGAACAAGGTA
This window harbors:
- the CHCHD7 gene encoding coiled-coil-helix-coiled-coil-helix domain-containing protein 7, whose protein sequence is MSAFRNVDTNPCMEESDASRNCLNVNNYQKEMCSRYFAKYKECRKFWHNIMLSRRRDGVSPAMPTAEERKQILASFRSMPY